One window of bacterium genomic DNA carries:
- a CDS encoding flavin prenyltransferase UbiX: MKIIVAITGASGIIYAKRLLELLVQQKQIEILLTLSKNSILTIEDELNLKVDLKKFKPEDLLGKEGKSISYFHCEDLSPDFISGSNYFDAFVIIPCSMGTLGRIAAGLSDNLIGRTADVALKEQRKFILVPRETPLNYIHLRNMLELVQAGAVILPACPGFYHHPKTINDLVDFLVSRVLDHLGIKTNVVIKWKNPQ; encoded by the coding sequence ATGAAGATAATTGTTGCTATTACCGGAGCAAGTGGAATTATCTATGCGAAAAGATTACTTGAATTACTTGTTCAACAAAAGCAAATAGAGATTTTGCTTACTCTATCTAAAAATTCTATTCTTACTATTGAAGATGAGTTAAATTTAAAAGTAGATTTAAAAAAATTTAAACCTGAAGATTTGCTGGGGAAAGAAGGAAAATCTATAAGTTATTTTCATTGTGAAGATTTAAGCCCTGATTTTATAAGTGGTTCAAACTATTTTGATGCATTTGTGATTATTCCTTGTAGTATGGGCACATTAGGTCGAATTGCGGCGGGGTTATCAGATAATCTTATTGGACGCACCGCAGATGTTGCTTTAAAAGAACAACGCAAATTTATTCTTGTGCCAAGAGAAACCCCTTTAAATTACATCCACCTGCGAAATATGTTAGAACTCGTCCAGGCAGGTGCTGTAATCCTACCTGCCTGCCCGGGTTTTTACCATCACCCAAAAACAATAAATGATTTAGTTGATTTTCTTGTTTCGAGGGTTTTAGACCATTTAGGAATAAAAACTAATG
- a CDS encoding menaquinone biosynthesis decarboxylase — MAYKSFQEFIQELERIGELKRIKTKVSPILEITEITDRFCKNQGPALLFEQVDGALIPVVTNAYGSMERMALALGVENLNKIVTEIENLINTEVPDNLIDKLKLIPKVSQFASFIPKKVSAGLCKEIIIDNPDLSILPILKCWPEDGGKFITLPIVITKNPRTGIRNLGMYRMQVYDSKTTGMHWHPHKVGAKHFQLYKEVGEKMPVAVCLGGDPAITYAATAPLPEEIDELLFAGFLRKKPVEITQCQTIDLEIPADSEIVLEGYVDPTEELRLEGPFGDHTGYYSLPEKYPVFHLTCITHRKNPIYPATIVGKPPMEDCFMAKATERIFLPLIKLIFPEIIDINLPIEGVFHNLAFVSIKKSYPGHAKKVMHGLWGLGQLMFTKIIVVLDEDVDVQNLQEVIWRIGNNVDPKRDFIFVEGPVDTLNHAAPYPGLGSKVGIDATKKSKEEGFMREWPQDIKMSKAVKRKIDSIWGEMVISKW; from the coding sequence ATGGCATATAAATCTTTTCAGGAATTTATACAAGAACTTGAAAGAATAGGAGAATTAAAACGGATAAAGACTAAAGTTAGTCCTATATTAGAAATTACCGAGATTACAGATAGATTCTGTAAAAATCAGGGACCGGCGTTATTATTTGAACAAGTAGATGGGGCTTTAATTCCTGTTGTGACAAATGCTTATGGCTCAATGGAAAGAATGGCATTGGCTTTAGGGGTAGAAAATCTCAATAAAATAGTTACTGAGATTGAAAATCTTATAAATACCGAAGTTCCGGATAATTTAATAGATAAACTTAAATTAATTCCTAAAGTATCTCAATTTGCCTCATTCATTCCTAAGAAAGTATCAGCAGGACTTTGTAAAGAAATAATTATTGATAATCCTGATTTGAGCATTTTACCTATATTAAAATGCTGGCCCGAAGATGGAGGTAAGTTTATTACCCTGCCTATTGTTATTACTAAAAATCCCAGAACAGGTATCCGTAATCTGGGGATGTATAGAATGCAGGTGTATGATTCAAAGACTACAGGTATGCATTGGCATCCACATAAAGTTGGGGCAAAACACTTTCAATTATATAAAGAAGTCGGAGAAAAGATGCCTGTTGCTGTTTGTTTAGGTGGTGACCCGGCAATTACTTATGCCGCCACTGCCCCTTTACCAGAAGAAATAGATGAATTGCTATTTGCTGGATTTTTACGAAAAAAACCTGTAGAAATTACCCAATGTCAAACAATTGATTTAGAAATTCCTGCTGACTCAGAGATAGTTTTAGAAGGTTATGTTGACCCTACGGAAGAATTGCGACTTGAAGGACCTTTTGGTGACCATACAGGCTATTACTCACTTCCAGAAAAATATCCGGTATTTCATCTGACCTGTATCACCCATCGAAAAAATCCTATTTATCCAGCAACCATTGTTGGTAAACCACCTATGGAAGATTGTTTTATGGCTAAAGCCACAGAACGAATATTTTTACCTTTGATAAAACTTATATTCCCAGAAATAATAGACATAAATTTACCCATTGAAGGGGTATTTCATAATTTAGCCTTTGTCTCAATTAAAAAAAGTTATCCTGGTCATGCCAAAAAGGTAATGCATGGTTTATGGGGATTAGGACAATTGATGTTCACGAAAATAATTGTTGTTTTGGATGAAGATGTAGATGTCCAGAATTTGCAAGAGGTTATCTGGCGTATCGGAAATAATGTTGACCCCAAGCGTGATTTTATATTTGTTGAGGGACCTGTTGATACCTTAAATCATGCCGCACCTTATCCAGGATTAGGCTCTAAAGTCGGCATTGATGCTACCAAAAAGTCTAAAGAAGAAGGTTTTATGAGAGAATGGCCACAAGATATAAAGATGTCAAAGGCAGTAAAAAGAAAAATAGATAGTATCTGGGGAGAGATGGTAATCAGTAAGTGGTGA
- the rfaE1 gene encoding D-glycero-beta-D-manno-heptose-7-phosphate kinase, translating to MDKLAREIDKFKGVKILVIGDLMIDEFIYGKVERISPEAPVPVVEVTSITYAPGGAGNVINNIYSLGGKIYPAGVIGDDGTGKKLLTDFKAKGVEIDGVVIDSERPTTLKSRIIGHSQQIVRVDREERSNIDEWVCKQILSFCRMVIEDIQSIVISDYGKGVINARLLEEIIPLAKKHNLPIIVDPKESHFLNYKGITVITPNLKEAESLTRKKIVDDESLINVGKSILAQLEAKGVLITRGEDGMTLFEENGDVTHIPTIAKEVYDVTGAGDTVVAVMAMALGAGLDMKTCARLSNCAAGIVVEKVGTATLKIDELQERIKKLE from the coding sequence ATGGATAAATTAGCCAGGGAGATTGATAAATTTAAAGGTGTCAAAATATTAGTTATTGGCGATTTGATGATAGATGAATTTATCTACGGTAAAGTAGAGCGTATTTCACCTGAGGCGCCAGTGCCTGTGGTTGAGGTAACTTCAATTACCTATGCTCCAGGCGGAGCGGGAAATGTAATTAATAACATCTATTCATTAGGAGGGAAAATATATCCTGCTGGCGTAATCGGAGATGACGGAACCGGCAAAAAATTACTTACAGATTTTAAAGCAAAAGGAGTTGAAATTGATGGCGTAGTGATTGATAGCGAACGACCAACAACATTAAAATCAAGAATTATTGGTCATTCCCAACAAATAGTCAGGGTTGACCGCGAAGAACGTTCTAATATCGATGAATGGGTTTGTAAACAAATATTAAGTTTTTGTAGAATGGTCATCGAAGATATTCAGAGTATTGTTATCTCTGATTATGGTAAAGGAGTCATCAATGCAAGATTGTTAGAAGAAATTATCCCGCTGGCTAAAAAACATAATCTACCAATAATAGTTGACCCAAAAGAAAGTCATTTCTTGAATTACAAAGGAATAACAGTAATCACCCCTAATCTTAAAGAGGCAGAAAGTTTAACCCGTAAAAAAATAGTTGATGACGAATCTTTGATTAATGTGGGCAAAAGTATTTTAGCCCAGTTAGAAGCTAAAGGAGTCCTTATCACCAGAGGCGAAGATGGTATGACTCTATTTGAAGAAAATGGCGATGTGACGCATATCCCAACGATTGCTAAAGAGGTTTATGATGTTACGGGAGCTGGAGATACGGTTGTAGCGGTGATGGCAATGGCTTTAGGTGCAGGGTTGGATATGAAAACCTGTGCCAGATTATCTAATTGTGCCGCGGGAATCGTCGTCGAAAAAGTAGGCACCGCAACATTAAAAATAGATGAATTGCAGGAAAGAATTAAAAAACTTGAGTAA